A genome region from Hevea brasiliensis isolate MT/VB/25A 57/8 chromosome 9, ASM3005281v1, whole genome shotgun sequence includes the following:
- the LOC110631731 gene encoding beta-carotene isomerase D27, chloroplastic isoform X2 has product MEAKFLSSNRSNISSVPLPRHLPKLHHLPVLAVLTRRPENITGVREKLSSKPVDNIAELTRKTVYNDNWFDQLAINHLSRSVQAATGFRNSKTGYESLVQAAMDASQKFNLIQQRELVLQALDSAFPRSILHLIKTVLPQSKFAREFFAAFTTFFFIWLIGPCEVRESELNGGKEKNVVHIKKCRFLEETNCAGMCTNLCKVPSQTFIKHSLGMPVNMVPNFDDMSCEMIFGQEPPMSTEDPAFNQPCYKLCKANHKHRVKCSR; this is encoded by the exons ATGGAAGCAAAATTTCTTTCAAGCAACAGAAGCAATATTTCATCAGTACCTCTGCCGAGGCATCTTCCCAAGCTTCATCACTTGCCCGTGCTTGCAGTGCTCACTAGGCGACCTGAGAATATTACAGGAGTAAGGGAGAAGTTAAGTTCAAAGCCGGTAGATAACATAGCGGAACTTACAAGAAAGACCGTCTATAATGATAACTGGTTCGATCAACTAGCCATAAACCATCTGTCACGGAGTGTTCAAGCTGCAACAG GGTTCAGAAACAGCAAGACTGGTTATGAGAGCTTGGTGCAGGCAGCCATGGATGCTTCGCAAAAATTCAACTTGATTCAGCAACGTGAACTTGTGCTTCAAGCTCTTGATAGTGCCTTCCCCAGATCGATCCTCCACCTG ATAAAGACAGTGCTGCCCCAATCTAAATTTGCAAGAGAATTTTTTGCAGCCTTCACCACCTTCTTTTTTATATGGCTAATCGGACCATGCGAG GTGCGGGAATCGGAGCTCAAtgggggaaaagaaaagaatgtAGTCCATATAAAAAAGTGCAG GTTTTTAGAAGAGACTAATTGTGCTGGGATGTGTACTAATCTGTGTAAGGTTCCGAGTCAGACATTTATTAAGCACTCGCTGGGAATGCCTGTCAACATGGTTCCTA ATTTTGATGATATGAGCTGTGAGATGATATTTGGTCAGGAACCTCCTATGTCAACTGAAGATCCAGCATTCAATCAACCATGCTACAAACTAT GTAAAGCAAACCACAAGCATAGAGTGAAATGCTCCAGATAA
- the LOC110631731 gene encoding beta-carotene isomerase D27, chloroplastic isoform X1, producing the protein MEAKFLSSNRSNISSVPLPRHLPKLHHLPVLAVLTRRPENITGVREKLSSKPVDNIAELTRKTVYNDNWFDQLAINHLSRSVQAATGFRNSKTGYESLVQAAMDASQKFNLIQQRELVLQALDSAFPRSILHLIKTVLPQSKFAREFFAAFTTFFFIWLIGPCEVRESELNGGKEKNVVHIKKCRFLEETNCAGMCTNLCKVPSQTFIKHSLGMPVNMVPNFDDMSCEMIFGQEPPMSTEDPAFNQPCYKLCNTSTHPFFPCMHTGRDL; encoded by the exons ATGGAAGCAAAATTTCTTTCAAGCAACAGAAGCAATATTTCATCAGTACCTCTGCCGAGGCATCTTCCCAAGCTTCATCACTTGCCCGTGCTTGCAGTGCTCACTAGGCGACCTGAGAATATTACAGGAGTAAGGGAGAAGTTAAGTTCAAAGCCGGTAGATAACATAGCGGAACTTACAAGAAAGACCGTCTATAATGATAACTGGTTCGATCAACTAGCCATAAACCATCTGTCACGGAGTGTTCAAGCTGCAACAG GGTTCAGAAACAGCAAGACTGGTTATGAGAGCTTGGTGCAGGCAGCCATGGATGCTTCGCAAAAATTCAACTTGATTCAGCAACGTGAACTTGTGCTTCAAGCTCTTGATAGTGCCTTCCCCAGATCGATCCTCCACCTG ATAAAGACAGTGCTGCCCCAATCTAAATTTGCAAGAGAATTTTTTGCAGCCTTCACCACCTTCTTTTTTATATGGCTAATCGGACCATGCGAG GTGCGGGAATCGGAGCTCAAtgggggaaaagaaaagaatgtAGTCCATATAAAAAAGTGCAG GTTTTTAGAAGAGACTAATTGTGCTGGGATGTGTACTAATCTGTGTAAGGTTCCGAGTCAGACATTTATTAAGCACTCGCTGGGAATGCCTGTCAACATGGTTCCTA ATTTTGATGATATGAGCTGTGAGATGATATTTGGTCAGGAACCTCCTATGTCAACTGAAGATCCAGCATTCAATCAACCATGCTACAAACTATGTAATACTTCAACTCATCCCTTTTTTCCTTGCATGCACACTGGCAGAGACTTGTAA